Genomic segment of Leptidea sinapis chromosome 30, ilLepSina1.1, whole genome shotgun sequence:
tagctatgagttctgatttgaatttagatttatttatgctgAAAAGATCTACGTGACTGAAGGTTGTGTTGTAAGTATGTATTGCCCGTGATATGAAAgtgtttttggaatagtttgtATAGTGTAGTGGTTCATATAGTAGATTCGTGTGCCTCGTGCGGGTTGACGGTGTACAGTATGATATTTTAGAGGTCAATTTATCACAGTCAACAAAGCTGTTCACAATATCAAATAGTAGGCTCATATCAAGTAAAATGCGTCTCTGCTCCAACGTTAATAGTTTGTGCGCCTTACAACTGTCATAATAAGAGCCGGTGTGTAATTTTTTACGGTAGTTTAGGTGGTTTAAGAATTTTTTCTGTATACGTTCCAAGCGttcattgtaaattatatattgtggaGACCATATTGGACAAGCATATTCCAGAATACTCCTGACATATGCATAGTAGATAACTTTAATAGGTTCTATATCAGAAAATGGTTTGCACGTGCGCAAGACAAATCCCAGATTTCTTATGCTTTTTTTTGCTATGTTGTTAATGTGGTCGCAGAGTAACATTTAGTGATCAAAATATACTCCGAGGTCGCGAACAAGTTTGGATTTCTGTAAAAGTGTGCCATTTAAGGTGTAGTTATAGACAAAGGGCTTTGATTTACGCGTATAACTGATTTGCACGCATTTGAGTATGTTGACTGTAATgttgtttcttttataatattcaaaaagacAGTCGAGATCCTTTTGCATCAATTGACaatcatttatagattttatactACGATATATCTTCTTATCGTCAGCATACATAAGATATTCAGAGTTAGCTAAGCAGGAACCGATATCATAGAGATATGCATTATAAAACAATGGCCCTAAATGCGAAACCTGTGGTACACCGCAGGGAATATCAACGAGATCAGACCTGTAACCACCAATTACAACCGCTTGAGATCTATTTGAAAGATACGACTGTACCCAACGAAGTAAATCTCCATGAATTCCAAGGAGCTGCAGTTTGTGGAGAAGGATGACATGGTCCACACGATCGAAAGCTTTTTCAAAATCAGTGTAGATCACGTCAACCTGACCACCACGTTGCATGTTAGAAAGTACATAATCGGTGAAGCACGCCAGGTTCGTGGAAGTCGATCGCCTCCTGAGAAAACCGTGCTGTTCATGAGGAATGGATTTAGCAATTATATGATAAATTGAATTGTATACGATAAGTTCGAGTAACTTAGCTACAGTGCATAGCATTGAGATACCCCTATAGTTCTCAATCATTGTCCTGCTACCTTTTTTGTGAACAGGCACTATGTATGCTGTTTTCCATCTGTGTGGAAAGATACCTTCACTTAGAGAGCGATTGAATATGATTGATAAGGGCAGGGCAAGACTTTTTGCACACAAGTGCCAGAATGTGGAAGGAATACCGTCGCAACCAACGCCTTTCCTAGTGTTAAGGTTTTGGAGCATCTTAAGAATAATGGTGGGATTTGTTCGAACACATGATTATGCGTCTAGCCCATGAGAGACGTTTTCTGGAAACTGATCCGTCTTATGGTGATTAACGAAAGCGTTTTTAAAAAATGAGTTAAAACCATCGCAAATCTCTTTCCCATCCACAAATTTGTCGTTGCCCATACTTAGGGTAACTGGAACCCCCTCGAAGAGCTTTAGCAAAAGTCCAAAATAATTTAGGGTTCGATTTGATATTGACCTGGCAGTTTGAAGTAAAGTTATTGAAACATTGTTTTTGTACACGCTCCCTACAGCGAAGCAATGTGAATTCGTCATAGTCTGTTGGGTTACCGTATTTCTTCCATCTTTGGTGAGCTTTGTACTTCTCCCTGACAATTTTTATAAGAGAAGAACTGTACCACTTAGGGTACGATCTACTCGGTTTTGATTTACGTAAAGGGACGTACTTATCTacacaaatatacaaaatattataaaaaacatcaaCCGCCTCATTGATAGTGCCTGTTCGCAATAAGCTAGGCCAGTCATGTGCGCTCAAATTTTCACTAATACTGGCGTAAtcaactttataaaaatttctCCTAGGAATAAAAGATTCACGTAGTGGCTGTATGTTTAAGTCTGTTATGTTAATTGTAAAAGGAGGATGAGCACGATCTACGTTAACCAGCGGAGTATGGTTATGACATATTAGAAGTGGTAggtttgaaaaacataaatctAAAGTATTGCCTGCGTAGTttttaagaaagttaaattgttttaaatttataaattctaaCTCCTCCAGTAAGTGCATGCCAGCAGCCTGCACTACTTTGGggcctttttttttaagaataaaggACAATCGTTTTCCCAGGAAAtacagcttaaattaaaatctccaaTGACTAGATAATTAGAATtagtatgtaaattattaacaaacaaGACTTGTTCTACTAAAGCATTTATATTATCGGACATTAATCGTGGTTCAGGTGGTATATAAACAGCGCAAATAATTAAATCCGAATGAGAACCGCAAACACGCATAGACAACGAAACCCATATTAACTCGACAGCGATAGGCTTAATAGACGCGCTCGAGTCGAGTTTCAACAGTGTGACACCTAAAGTTCTTCGCGTTAATATCATGACGCCGCCCCCAGTGCTCTTGCCAGTAGAAGCTAGGTCGCGGTCCGCTCGGAACACGTCGTACCGGTCGTCGCAAATCTCGGCGTCAAATATTCCGTCATGCAGCCATGTCTCTGTAACTATGATAATGTCGAAATCGTTACATAAAATACTTTGCCGCAGTTCTAAGCACTTCGTCCTAAGTCCGCGTACGTTTTGGTAGTACACGGTTAAGTCCTTATTGTTCATTATGACGACGTAAAACGACTAAATTGTataactattacaatttttgaaaacgtTAAAGGATAGACGTGTCTGTAAAAAGCATATATACCAATTTCTAAAATATATCTATGAATCATGTTTCCGTTTTggttaatgttaaaaaacaatttcatatatttttttaacatacgcTTAAGTGAGAGATTTTTCATAATTTGATCTGCAACagattcataaaataaagtcaGATAGCTTTGTAATATTAGGCAGTTTTTCAagataaacataattaatatagtaataattatatgtaatatttgGTCTTGTATAATACCAaattctataattattaatcttaatgcATTCATAGTAACTTCAACCAGGCCCGGAAACAACAGGAGTGTGTAATTTACTACATACAATAAAGTCAAGTTcattaaactttttaaacagTACATACTCAAATAATTCTCCACAATATACGCAAGTGGTATGCGACAAAAATTCGAAATACCTACAAAGATATATACAAAGGCACGTAAACGATAATAGTATTTACGTGTGTTACTATAATAATCAAAAGTGTATACAGATGATCGCAATGTTTTAGCAGAATCAGGTAGGTAGAACAACAAAATAGTCAGAAATATATttagtgaataaattaatagtattataCTCCGCTCACTAAATAATGGTGCGAGATTGTTATGTGTTGTAGGTAgtaatttgtgtttaaaaatatttaatgtattttttaagtagttataaatagttgatttcataaaaatagaCTTTGATAAACAGTTCAATTGTAAATTTTGTTGCATATTAAGAaggagaaaataaaaaatataaactatattcCAAATATTTATCCTATGTACCAATATAACCATGTGAGAAATATGCCATGTCACAAGAAATCTGGTGctgcaataattattgtgtaaaaTCAAAGATCGCACCAATACAAAGCGCGTGAACCATAACTTGTTTATGCACTTAATACAATACCTTCTGGTCAGTGACGTCAAAGAGTAGTAATTATAAATAGAGAGGCGACAGAATTTTGAGTGGTTAGTTGTACATCGAAACAGATAAATTGTATAAAGGTGTATGGATAATAGAGAGATAAGTTTGATaacatataaatgtataaaataaaagtatatgttTGAATTATAAAAACGACTTATACAAAGTGAAAAAATAACCTGGGTGATCCTGTTATTATGCATTACGAATTTACAATTTTCTTCAGGTCCTCTTCGTCCACTATTTGTATAGCATGAGTGGTGTCGTTTTTTCTGGTATAAATCCTTCCATTTTTTGTCCAAACAAATTGATACAGCCTCTGTTTCGCTAAATCTCTGCATTTCTTGTATAGTTGTTTATTATACGGGGTTAGGTGTTCGTTAAAGAAAATCAGTTTTGGGTCTATAGGCAGGTCTATGTCCTTGGTTGTCAGTCGAAGTTTCCTGAGTTTCGATAATAATACATCTCGTAGTAAGCGGGAACTGACCTTTGCTACGATGTTGTTGTGTCGTCCTTGTATTTTAACTTTGGGTGTAACTCGGTTTATATGAACGATATTTTTCTCGTCGAGAGCGACTCCAGTGACCGCAGCTATTTTCAGAAAGATGCTCATCAAATTTTCGTTCTTGAATTCGGGTAATCCGACTATTTCTAAATTACAGTTCCTGTCTTGTTgttctttattattaatgtcGTTTCTCAGGTGTCGGTTTTGCTCTTTTATATCCGATATTTCTTTTTCCAAGTTGATAATTTTCTTAGATTCTTTActtaagttttgtattttaatctCAAAATCATCAACTTTATTGCACGTAAACTGCACTGAATTAGTTAGTCGAGTTCTATAAGGTGCCAGTTTTAATCTCTGGTTCTCGAAAGCGAGCGTATGTTCAAACCCCACACctgaaaaaagtttttttattacattatatttttatttaacgagtaataataataataaattgtatataaagtgaaacttttactACATCGCCTCAAATTTTTAATTGAACGATTCGGCATTTTTGTGGGATGATACAACCGCCCAATAGATTATTTTAATCTACGTGCACGACAACTGTGCGGCTACAAGTAgacaacttattttattaaacaatagACAAAGTACTAATCCACAGAGCCCCGTGGACTAGTACTTTGAGcagataatatatttaccaaagaatatattatttaggtaCTCTAAGTGGTTTGGTTTTAAGTATCTAATATTTAAACCTAACATAAGAAAACAAATACCTCTTGAATAGTACTTAGTACAAAGTATACGTGATATTATCAGTTTAAACCCTTGTTTTACAGACACAAAAGATTTTTGGTGGTGGAAATTGACTTTTATAAGTTACTTGATACAATCTCCAATTGAAATAGTTACAAATACCTCTTATATTTAAACcagtattgaaattttaaataaaacttagttCAGAGCCCTCTTATTTTCATATGTCCTACAGTGTTCGGTGTGGTTTTGAATTCGatttatttacacatattatgcAGTGAGAAGCTAGAGAGGGTTTGAATGTATACATACAGAcgagaaataaaataacaaaacgaAAGAGATGGGTActaccattatatttttatattttcttacatAAAATTGGTGTCCTACGATTTATTCAATGCGCGGATTTCCGTTTTGTAACCGCTACTATATTGAATATGTtcgaaaaattatttacaaaattaaacacTAATTTGTTTCTTGGCACAGTATCCATTGATTCCGccaattcaaaaattttaccagaAAAATCACATAAAAGTTATTGGCTTTGAAACTCCTGAAAGCGTTACTGTATTCATTTTTGTTCCACTTTTTAACTGTGATATTTTACTGGtaatcaaaaacaaattaaaactagttatttaatttttgttgacAGCTTTGAAATAGATAAACTACTGTTGTAAAACATCACAAGGCAAATTTACCTAAAAGTAACAAAGTGGAAATATTTTATGCTTAAAAGTTTCCTTAGTTAAAGTTTAgatatatgaaaataagtttaatgatAAATGTTATGTAGTGACAttcattacaaataaatttcgtttaatatgaatcactgtgttaataatatttcataataaaactaTCAAAAGTGTCTAGCTAATGAGCAAACATCATCCACTTATTAccaaagtattatatataaaaatcagcttttatactataacgtaagtaaaattataatttcatgaacattaagggtgtctggggttgccacgatgttaagtgtctggcaatgaatagCGTGATTTTTAAGAAgcaatattctgaaggtaataccgaaaaatcgcactttattataTGATGTGCTTAGATCGGTATTATACACACCAGCTTTATTACCGTTTAAatgccaaagccactgtaacccAAATGGTCCATCATGATGGTCCATCATTCTTAACTGTGTTGGAAGCATGCGCTAACAAAGTTTCAGCTTTAATAAGttaacgtaggtctggggttcaCGGGTTCTTAGACCATATTATTGTCTATAATATCGAAAGAATTACCTACCAATCCCCCTTACCTTAATCTTTAAAAATTCTCTGGCAGAGAGCTGTTTCGCTACCATTTGGAAACAAGCTAATAACGGCCATTCCAGGAGGAGGAAATAAACATGATACCAAGCAGTATAGACCTATCTCCAAAATGTACGAACACAAATTTTCGAGAAAAAAGTCACTGGTGCATTAAATACACTAAGTTGCCACGCCGTTATGCAGAAACACCGTGGTTTTTTTCCGTGTGAGAAGTGTCAATACTTATTTGGTCACACATACTTCATATTATATGCGCTTGATGATGGATACTAGGTAGACGCCGTGTATACCAACTTTTCCAAAGCATTCGATAAGATAATTTATTCAACGATTAACGCgtgtgttacatatttaaataaaacactttttaaatgattaaaacgcgtgtatttgATAGAATTGTATAAAAGTGAttaaaaaactgagctattttataAGATGACTTTATACTAGGTAAGGTACAGTTTTAGGGTAAAGAAATCAACCCTAAaatcgtcagaagaggtaagagtcatgcgatagaaagagaggcaacttcttgGTGAATAAGAATGTAGGTTAattagcgctgtgcgatctgaattacaccttattgtatgaccgcaagagtccctatttcttgaGTGAGTTTGTtgagtgagacttccgtacttgtactattatagtatattctttgcttttacgcaaaatttaatgtaaaaacagttacaattacacgcgttttaatcctttaaaaagtgtttcattATTGAACCTTAATAACAAAGCTATCTAAAGTAGTATACCTGCTTGCAGTCTGCTAGGATTGCTTGAATCTTTCATAAGTAATCTTAGCCAAGCAGTAGCGTTTAAGAGGCTTAGATCTAGAATTCTAAAAATACCATCGAGCATTCCACAGGGTTCGCATCTTGGCCCTTTTCTATTCACTCTATACATTCACGATATTGGAACTTGTTTCAAAAATTTCTTACGCTGACTATAGAAAAATTGTGAAATCTAAAGAAGATTGCAAAGATCTACAAGAACGATCGGGCCTTTTTTGCGAACTACTGTGCTTCAAATCAACTTTTCCTAAATGCTGACAAGTGCCAACTTTTCGTCGAAAAAATGACTCTATAGTTTTCAATTATAGTCTATCTGGTGTTGGGGTCAAGTGGGTTGATATTTTACGGGATCATGGTGTTTTGATTTACTGTAAACTTCACTTTAATAACGATATCGATAGCATAGTCTCCTTCAAATAACttggtataattattataataggaaagctctttaaaatgtaaatacaatgaaaatattatattatgcataCACGCGCAGTGTTTTGAATTTTGGGTCTGTGATGTGACTTCCACAATAAGcagtacatataaaatatattatgtacatagaATAGTGAAAATTCAAAACAAGTTTCTTAAATCTCTCGACTATTGtactaacaatatttttactGACTATGAAACCACTGCTGCTAGACACATATTTTAATCCATGCAATGTAGACGTTTATTTTAGactctttatttctttataaggtTCTAAATAACCTTATCGACACGAACCTTCTTGTTGAGAGGATTAAGTGCAAAGTTCTTCGTGACAAGTTCAAAGTTAACTTATTTATATTCCAACCTATCATACaaattatgcaaaaaaaaatacattttcagaCGCTCATGTgagttaaataacaaaaatttaataaatgttgaCATATTCTCATTAAGTATTTAAGTTAATATAaaagaatttcaatttttcagtacaaatcggcaatttcatacattCCTTACCTGTTCTGTGTTGGAGCAATGCTGGAGGCTTGAGccataaagataaaaaaatgttgtatgtattttgttgATATACCTAGTAATTTTAGAACGAAGAAGAAGAACCAAccttttaatttgttatgtttatgtAAATGGTGACAACAAATTAGCTATCCAGATTAAGACTAGGAAAATACAGAAAGTTCAAGCAATGGATAACAATTCGAGAAAACGACGTACATATGTATCTGTTAGACAAAAAAAGAAATTGCTGgaactattaacaaaaaatcCCGGTCTAATTTCTCGTAAAACGTCTCAAACCACGGGTTTCAATTCTATTAAAGATTCGCAAAGCTTGTGGGTAAACATAGCCAATGAATGTAATGCTATTCCGGGTGCACGAAAAACATGGAGACAATGGAGAAAAGTAGGTTTCAAACGGGCCGATCTTACGCTGTCCACGTAaggtgttattaaaataatataataacgtcattcaaatatattttataaaattagttgTAAATTGTTTTCAACAGATATTATTTACCGTCTCAAACACAAAGCCTTTTGTAAGAGCCATAAAAATAATGGGTTGTTTGCGAAAGACCAAGTGTTACGCAAGTgaggtttattttagaaaaatatgcgtcttattttaacaatttattaatcaaaacacttattcttaaaattatttttagacatGGCAAGATTTGagatcaaaaactaaaaaacgtCACCAGGATAGTAATGGTGAACTACCAAGGCATAACTTGACTGTGCCTGAAAAGGAGGTGTTGGGTATCAATCCACTGAGTGATGGTTTAAAGCATGAAGAAGCATCAAGTgaatttatatcattaaatgATAACATGGAGGATAGCTTTAGTGAACGATCTGAACAATCTATAAATGAAACTCATTCACCTATAGAACCCaaagtttttgaaataaatcCATCAAAATCTAAAACTAAGAATAAATCCAGTTACTTCGCAGGCAGTACTTTTAATTGTGAATTATTGGCTGAGCAAGAGCAacggaaaataaaaattaaggaagACTATCTCAATTTTAAAAAGGACTATTTAAGACAAAAACTTAAGTTGTTAAGAGAACAAACAGATGCTCTCAAAAGTATTGCTCATGAACTGtctaaataatgtaaaaataaattagatttgTAATTATTGTCAAACAAGCTATCTATAAATTAACTTTTGCACTGGTTATTCTGTTGTAGAGGACTGTTCGTGTATTGAGGGTGTAGTGCTTCACTGGTCTAGTCAGATGCTGGGAGCTTAGTGTGTGTTTATGACTTTATTCAAAAGAATCCGGTGGCATCCATAGTGGCCATGGTGAATGGAGAGGTGTGTTGGGCAAACTTGCAGAACAGTGTACAGTGATGTGAAGTTTatcatgaaatatttattttctccttgATTTTCTATAACTAAGACGAGTATaacatattcaaattaattatttttccaaTGATTAAAACATGTGCAAGTATGACTGAATTTTACTTCTGACTTGCTGAAAAGTATGCAAAACATTGGGATTTATATCagaattatatacatttaaatttttagaaaaatgtgttattttatttatttgaaaacagCTTTACTAACTGTTTATCTTTGTAGGTACCAAATAGTTTTTGTCTCTTATGCCGGTAGTGAGCTGTTTGTGTGAGGGTGTGGTGATAACATGCACCGAAGCACAAACTTGTGTGTCAAACTCTAGTGATTTAAAGAATagttaattttgattttattattaaatatgaattcatatgtttattatgtGCAACCACAATTGGCTTAAAGAtattaatcaattttatttattttatggtatATAACATATATCTTTTGAAATAActtgtcataatataataattaaagatggacttaaatctgtaatatattattatcttagctacaatttatttgaaatttaaatagtttCAATATATCTGTATACCATATACAGGTGCTAAAACAATCCTGGACTATATCTTAAGGCGTATATTGGTATCAAGTATTGAATAAGCAcattaaaaaaagtgaaaaaaaaaagagaaataatgttattataaaagtttggacACCTGTCtgccattttaatttttctctgcccacacacccatttcattcatgtaCCTGTGAACACcgaaaattttgtaataattaacacTTAATTCATTAATATGTCCACTTGCGTTTCTCAATTGCAGGCTCTGCTCCACATGACCGCCACAGACTTCGATACATTTATTGTAACATTCACAATATTGGCATGGACTGTGGCCACCTAGCTttcgaaaattattttattttgcaataagaagTGTTGTCGCTAATGTACGTTAGTTTCCTAAACTTTATTAGATGGCGATAACCACAGACAACCCATCtaagttcaaatttaaaaacaaataatactatattaaacgtcatctagtgtcactctcataaactatttcgtatttACAAATCGAACACTGAATCTATCGAGTAAAACGACAACATAAcggttttcgatagatggcgctgatcacagatttttttaattaggtacCTGACCTTAAGCAAAATCACTTATAACTATGAAGTTAAATATAATGCTCTACATTTATTAATAGcattgttaatgttattttctggttaacagttaatattaattgttataactTTTAGCACCCACCACTACTGAGAAGCTTATTTCAGTTCTATTTTATGTAAGGTTCTATTTTTTAACAGAAAACTTAGataaaattgacataatataaaagataaaaaaaatcgaattttGTCGTGAAATTCCTACCTTACTCAATATTTTGCTTCATAATATGGTATTTGGTTTGATAAATTAACcaaagtattataattaaataaaaagtaggtTAAATTTCCTATCGTTCAGTATATAAATGTAAAGTACTGATGTACAGATACTGAACATCTATTCACAAAAGGGTTAAGAATGTACGGTCACTACCGCGTGCAATCTCTGTTCATCGTCTATTTCGTGGGCGTCGTTCTGCAggaatatctcaaattattactatgaagCATATAAATTTCAGGTTGGGGAAAAGAAAGAACAAATAAAGTTGATTATTAACCAATTGTTTTCTTTGAAAACCTTGGCTTATTCC
This window contains:
- the LOC126973914 gene encoding uncharacterized protein LOC126973914, producing MDNNSRKRRTYVSVRQKKKLLELLTKNPGLISRKTSQTTGFNSIKDSQSLWVNIANECNAIPGARKTWRQWRKTWQDLRSKTKKRHQDSNGELPRHNLTVPEKEVLGINPLSDGLKHEEASSEFISLNDNMEDSFSERSEQSINETHSPIEPKVFEINPSKSKTKNKSSYFAGSTFNCELLAEQEQRKIKIKEDYLNFKKDYLRQKLKLLREQTDALKSIAHELSK